Part of the uncultured Fusobacterium sp. genome is shown below.
AGTAAAGTGCATGTTTTGTATCATCTAAGTCAACATTTATCTCATCAACTCTTGGAAGTGGATGAAGTACTATCATATGATCTTGACATTTTCCTACTATTGTATCCTTTGAAATATTGTAAACTCCTTTTACTTTTTCATAGTCATCAAGATTTTCAAATCTTTCCTTTTGAATTCTTGTCATATATAATACATCTATCTCTTTTAAGATCGGCTCATATTCTGAACAAAGATGGTATTTCATTCCTTTTTCATCTAGTTCTTTTGTAATATATTCTGGAATTTGAATTAAATCTGGAGCTACAAAGTAAAACTCTCCATTGAACATTTCTAAAGCTTTAGTTAGTGAGTGAACTGTTCTTCCATATTTCAAATCTCCAACAAAAGCGATTTTTACTCCTTCTATTTTTCCTATCTCTTGTCTTATTGTAAATAGATCTAATAGAGTTTGACTTGGATGCTCATTTGCTCCATCTCCAGCATTGATTACTGGATTTTTAGATATTTCAGCAGCGAATTTTGGTCCACCTTCAATATTATGTCTCATTACAATTACATCTGAATAAGCTTCTACCATTTTTACTGTATCTCTTAATGATTCACCTTTAGTTACAGAAGTTGCTCCTGGTGAATCAAATCCTAATACTTTTCCACCTATTCTCATAGCTGCTGATGTAAATGAAAGTCTTGTTCTAGTTGATGGTTCAAAGAAAAGAGTTGCTGCTATTTTCTTGTCTATTAACTCTGGTTGAGGATTTTTAGAAAGCTCTTCTGCTAAATCTAATACTTCTAAAATCTCCTCTTTAGTCATATCTTTTATTCCTATAAAATCTTTCATAAAACTATCCTCCTAAAATTAAAATTTATAAAAAAAGGAATGAAACCATAAAAATTATGGCTTACATTCCTTTAAATTACAATTGAAAAAATTTTGAAAATTAGAAAAATAAAAGAAATAAGAGCTATAAGTAAGTATATCTAACTTTTGATTAAATATCTTCATTAATTCTTACCTCCTAACATCTTTCTATATCCTGATTATGTTATCATATTTTATAAAAAAATTCAAGATAAAAATTCAATTATTTTTTCAAAATATCCACAAGTTCTTTTTTATATTTATCTAGATTGTTTACAAGATCTTCAACTTGCTCTTTAGATAGTTTTACAGTTTTATCAGTAGTAGGAACTACTTCAAATCCCTCTGGCATTTCTCCCTTTGTAACTGGGAACATATAGTTTTTAGCTGGTACTAAATCTTGGAACTCATCACTTAATACATATTCCATAAATAATTTTGCTCCACCTTTTATATCTTTCTTATTAACAAGTGAAACCCCTTCTAAATACATAAAAGTTCCATCATCTAATAAGAAACTATCAAATTTCTTTTGCTCCTCATCAGCAACAAAGAAAAGATTACTTGTAGCATAACCTATCATCATAGGAGCTTCTCCAGTAGTTAATTTAGCAAAAGCTTCACTCCATCCAGGCTCTACATTATATATAGCTGGTTTTAAAGTTTTCCAAAACTCTTTCCAATTTTCTCCATAAAGAGCGATACTCCATAGTAATGCCTCTTCTCCAGTTGCTGAAGTCGATGGATTTTCAACTAAAAGTTTTTTATTTATCTTTCCTAAATCAGCTAAAGTTTTAGGTACATTTTCAATTTTTGTAGTATCATAGTTTATTGCTAACATTCCATAGTCAAATGGTGTTACATATCCCTCTTTATCCATTACAAGTTTTTCTGAATAGATATTTTTTATATTTTTAGGAATATAAGGAACTATTAAATTCTCTCTTTTAGCAATTTCTGTGTTTAAAGATGTAAATCCAACTACTATATCTGCCTTTGGATTTTTCCCTTCTAATTTCAATCTTGACACTAATCCATCAATTGAAACATATTTAATATCTACTCCTGTTTTTTCTTTAAATACTGGTGCAAAAGATTTTCCTATCCATTTAGAAGAGCTTGGTCCATAAACTACAATCTCTTCACCAAAAATAACTGCTGAAATAACAAACATCAATGATAATATAATTTTTTTCATTTACCTTCCTCCATTTGAAAGCAATAAAAAAAGCTGCCGAAAGACAACTCAAGAAGATTTTTCCTATGCTGGCATTATCCAATCAGGTCTGACGGTCGAAATAAATTTCCTCTCAGCTTTTCAGCTCCCGTAAAATATTTATCTAATTTTAATATACACTTATATTTATACTTTGTCAAATATCCTTTTTTATTTTTTAACTTCCTATTTTTTTTATTTTGAGTTATAATTTTATTATACTAATTAACTTTTGGGAGGATTACTATGAAAAAATTATTATGTATTATTTTTCTTGCTTTTTCTGTAAATGCTTTAGCTCTTGAGGGACATTTAAGACTTGGTGCAACTACATTAACAAACTCTTATAACCATGAAAGTGGAACTTTTGAAGATTATGCTCCTACTTTTGGTTTCGAATTAACTCAAGGATTTATAGTTGGAGATTTTGGTGCTGGAATAGCTTATAATAAAGCTGTTGGAGATACAGAGATCTCTACTGTTCCTGTATATCTACTTGCTAGATTAAATCTTTTACCTATTTTCTTTGAACCATATATTGTCTTAAAAGGAGGATCAATTTTAGAAACTAAAGAAGATACAAAAGGATCATCTCCTGATGGAAAAGCATATCTTGCTGGTGGTTTTGGAGTTGAACTAGATCCGTTACAAGTAGAACTTCTATACTCACAAACTAAAATCGATGATGATAAAAGAGGTTCTGATAAATTAAAACAAGTTTCTTTAATATTTGGTTATAAACTATTTTAAGGAGGAGAAAAATTGTATCATACTGAAATATATATAAAACCATCAACAATAGAAGAGTTAAAAAAAAGTTTTTGGGACATAGAAAAATTTGAAGGATTTTGTAAACAATGTAAAAATTATGGCAAAGTTTGGTCATGCCCACCATATGATTTTTCAATAGAAGAGTATATAGCTAAATACAAATATATCTATATTGTTGGAGTTAAAATAGTTTTTGATGAAGATACACTTTCTTCTATTAATACTAAAGAAAAAATTTCAAATTATACTAATGAAACTTTACA
Proteins encoded:
- a CDS encoding thiamine ABC transporter substrate-binding protein, whose protein sequence is MKKIILSLMFVISAVIFGEEIVVYGPSSSKWIGKSFAPVFKEKTGVDIKYVSIDGLVSRLKLEGKNPKADIVVGFTSLNTEIAKRENLIVPYIPKNIKNIYSEKLVMDKEGYVTPFDYGMLAINYDTTKIENVPKTLADLGKINKKLLVENPSTSATGEEALLWSIALYGENWKEFWKTLKPAIYNVEPGWSEAFAKLTTGEAPMMIGYATSNLFFVADEEQKKFDSFLLDDGTFMYLEGVSLVNKKDIKGGAKLFMEYVLSDEFQDLVPAKNYMFPVTKGEMPEGFEVVPTTDKTVKLSKEQVEDLVNNLDKYKKELVDILKK
- the pyrB gene encoding aspartate carbamoyltransferase — protein: MKDFIGIKDMTKEEILEVLDLAEELSKNPQPELIDKKIAATLFFEPSTRTRLSFTSAAMRIGGKVLGFDSPGATSVTKGESLRDTVKMVEAYSDVIVMRHNIEGGPKFAAEISKNPVINAGDGANEHPSQTLLDLFTIRQEIGKIEGVKIAFVGDLKYGRTVHSLTKALEMFNGEFYFVAPDLIQIPEYITKELDEKGMKYHLCSEYEPILKEIDVLYMTRIQKERFENLDDYEKVKGVYNISKDTIVGKCQDHMIVLHPLPRVDEINVDLDDTKHALYFKQAANGVPVRQAMYALALGAKESKAVTKEEENVVENEKPVCSNPKCVTNSEITKNKVIVKEYGKFCYYCGKEIK